The following proteins are encoded in a genomic region of Pyrinomonadaceae bacterium:
- a CDS encoding HIT domain-containing protein: MERLWSPWRHEYIVTAGSKMPEGRCIFCEAFQNPANDEKSFVLHRAAHNFIILNLYPYISGHLMIAPNAHLGEFGSAPKETTDEMMDLAKRCQTALREVYDPDGFNLGMNMGRAAGAGVADHFHLHIMPRWNGDTNFMSTVGDTRVLSEDLPTTYRKLLSKF, encoded by the coding sequence GTGGAAAGGCTCTGGAGTCCCTGGCGGCACGAATACATCGTCACAGCCGGATCCAAAATGCCTGAAGGCCGTTGCATCTTCTGCGAAGCTTTTCAGAACCCGGCCAACGATGAAAAGAGTTTCGTGCTGCATCGCGCCGCGCACAACTTCATAATTCTCAACCTGTATCCCTACATCAGCGGCCACCTCATGATCGCGCCGAACGCGCATCTCGGCGAATTCGGATCAGCCCCGAAGGAAACAACTGACGAGATGATGGATTTGGCTAAACGCTGCCAGACGGCGCTGCGTGAAGTTTATGATCCGGATGGGTTCAACCTGGGGATGAACATGGGACGCGCGGCGGGCGCCGGCGTGGCTGACCATTTTCATCTGCACATCATGCCGCGTTGGAACGGCGATACGAATTTCATGTCAACGGTTGGCGATACGCGCGTGCTGTCCGAAGATTTGCCGACTACCTACCGCAAGCTGCTTTCAAAGTTTTGA
- a CDS encoding site-2 protease family protein, producing MGNIDGNVIGQFLLFMVALIFSLSVHESAHAWMSNRFGDDLARLQGRISLNPVAHVDPIGTLLFPAIAYFTGAPLIGWAKPTPVNPLRWRNKRVANFWVSAAGVISNFIIAIVVAVIIRILGATNLIVLSQDGIGLRSESTIAEGALKLLLTFFTLNVALGVFNLIPIPPLDGSKILQSILPDSFDSAFESLERFGFLLLIFAMFTGVFRVIFGVVMPIAEKLLFLGA from the coding sequence ATGGGAAATATTGACGGCAACGTAATCGGACAGTTTCTCCTGTTCATGGTGGCTCTGATCTTCTCGCTGTCCGTACACGAGTCGGCACACGCGTGGATGTCGAACCGTTTTGGCGACGACCTCGCCCGGTTGCAGGGTCGCATCAGTCTTAATCCCGTAGCGCACGTCGATCCGATCGGCACGCTTCTTTTTCCCGCCATTGCGTACTTTACCGGCGCCCCATTAATTGGTTGGGCTAAACCAACGCCGGTGAATCCCTTGCGTTGGCGCAACAAGCGCGTGGCGAATTTCTGGGTGTCGGCGGCCGGCGTGATCAGCAATTTCATTATCGCGATTGTAGTGGCCGTGATCATTCGCATCCTCGGAGCAACTAACCTGATTGTGTTGAGCCAGGACGGTATCGGCTTGCGCTCGGAATCCACAATCGCGGAAGGCGCGCTAAAGCTGTTGTTGACCTTTTTTACGCTCAATGTCGCCCTGGGTGTTTTCAATCTCATTCCGATTCCGCCGCTGGATGGCAGCAAGATTCTCCAAAGTATCTTGCCGGATAGTTTTGACTCGGCATTCGAGTCGCTTGAGCGTTTTGGGTTTCTGTTGCTGATCTTCGCAATGTTTACAGGCGTGTTCAGAGTAATCTTCGGAGTGGTGATGCCGATTGCCGAAAAACTTCTCTTCCTCGGCGCATAA
- a CDS encoding segregation/condensation protein A encodes MTEETQSKESIMTATDSPPETPSTISVAGAAPAIAPDCENDQLKITLGEFEGPLDLLLYLIRQEQVNIYDIPIARITDEYLRYLNLMQELDLTIAGDFLVMAAQLIEVKSRMLLPRDPLAAEEEVEDPRADLVNRLLEHEKFKSAAQMLWSRATVEQAVFKRAEIETDKNNPEVSVGLFDLLTVFQKILARHKEEVMMEIEREEVSMAEMIDRLRNMVRSAGELNLLTFFERAQSRRELVVAFLSVLELVRLAEISLVQRETFGDITARPVSPA; translated from the coding sequence ATGACCGAAGAAACACAATCGAAAGAGAGCATCATGACCGCGACGGACAGCCCGCCGGAGACTCCGTCAACCATCAGTGTCGCGGGCGCCGCGCCGGCCATCGCTCCTGACTGCGAAAACGACCAACTGAAAATTACCCTCGGTGAATTTGAAGGGCCGCTCGACCTGCTGCTGTATCTAATCCGGCAGGAACAGGTCAACATCTACGACATTCCGATCGCCCGAATTACAGATGAATACCTGCGTTATCTGAACCTGATGCAGGAGTTGGATCTCACGATCGCCGGCGACTTTCTGGTGATGGCCGCACAGTTGATCGAGGTGAAGTCACGCATGCTGCTGCCGCGTGATCCACTCGCGGCCGAGGAAGAGGTCGAAGACCCGCGTGCGGATCTGGTTAACCGGCTGCTCGAGCACGAGAAATTCAAATCAGCGGCCCAGATGCTTTGGTCGCGCGCGACCGTCGAACAGGCTGTGTTTAAGCGCGCCGAAATCGAAACCGACAAGAACAATCCGGAAGTTTCAGTCGGGCTTTTCGATCTGCTCACGGTGTTTCAGAAGATTCTCGCGCGTCACAAAGAAGAAGTGATGATGGAGATCGAGCGCGAGGAAGTGTCGATGGCCGAGATGATCGACCGCCTCCGCAACATGGTTCGATCGGCCGGCGAGCTGAACCTTCTGACGTTCTTCGAGCGCGCCCAATCCCGTCGCGAGCTCGTCGTGGCGTTTCTCTCAGTGTTGGAACTGGTACGCCTTGCCGAAATTTCTTTGGTGCAGCGCGAAACCTTCGGCGACATCACCGCGCGCCCGGTCAGTCCGGCCTAA
- a CDS encoding 30S ribosomal protein S1, which yields MSTDETNGIRESETTTNNSSSDNNSATAVAPAQTAQLSSEPETAVTQELEPAVPQEQRDEDERRKSTEDFGHLLDQFEQEQSALQEGEVVRGTVVGVTERGVLIDFGYKSEGIVNPSEFMENGELAVKRGDEVDVLVKAMETSEGFPVLSRADAVRLRAWDDVEKAFNEGVPIKGRVMDRIKGGLRVDIDGIQAFLPGSQVDTRPVRNLDSLRGKEIEAKIIKLNRKRSNVVLSRKAVLEERNADRKGETLGQIEEDIIVEGQIKNLTDYGAFVDLGGIDGLLHVTDMSWGRLQNPAEMFKVGDTVQVKVLRFDRDRERVSLGFKQLLPDPWETIEERFPPNTRMNGKVASVTDYGAFIELEPGVEGLVHVSEMSWSKRVKHPSKLVGPGDAVEVEVLSVDPKARRISLGMKQVQDNPWRTLGERYQVGDRVHGKVRNLTDFGAFIEIEDGVDGLVHVSDISWSRRIKHPGELLKKGQAVDAVITGIDPENRRMSLSIKELEPNAWNDFVASHKPGDVVKGKIARYASFGAFVELGDNLEGLCHISELSDERVNKPEDAVQLGQEMDFKVLRIDAENRKIGLSARAASTDDPIVETKIYTSEAKGGMASLAELADFYTSKPTTESEES from the coding sequence ATGTCCACTGACGAAACCAACGGGATTCGCGAAAGCGAAACCACAACCAACAATTCTTCTTCTGATAATAACTCGGCGACCGCCGTCGCCCCCGCGCAAACTGCTCAACTGAGTAGTGAGCCTGAAACCGCCGTGACGCAGGAACTTGAACCGGCTGTTCCGCAGGAACAACGTGACGAGGACGAGCGGCGCAAGTCCACCGAAGACTTTGGACACCTGCTCGATCAATTTGAGCAGGAACAGTCCGCGCTTCAGGAAGGCGAAGTCGTGCGCGGCACCGTCGTCGGCGTGACTGAGCGGGGCGTGTTGATCGACTTCGGGTACAAGTCGGAAGGCATCGTCAATCCAAGCGAGTTCATGGAAAACGGCGAGCTCGCCGTGAAACGCGGTGACGAAGTGGACGTGCTGGTCAAGGCCATGGAAACCAGCGAAGGCTTCCCCGTGCTCTCGCGCGCCGACGCCGTGCGATTGCGCGCCTGGGACGATGTCGAGAAGGCCTTTAACGAAGGCGTGCCGATCAAAGGTCGCGTAATGGATCGTATCAAGGGCGGTCTGCGGGTGGACATCGATGGCATTCAGGCGTTCCTGCCGGGCTCGCAAGTAGACACACGTCCGGTTCGTAATCTCGATTCGTTACGCGGAAAAGAAATCGAAGCCAAAATCATCAAGCTCAACCGCAAACGATCAAACGTCGTCCTCTCGCGCAAGGCCGTGCTCGAAGAGCGCAACGCGGATCGTAAAGGCGAGACCCTTGGGCAGATTGAAGAAGACATCATCGTCGAGGGCCAGATTAAGAACCTGACGGACTACGGTGCTTTTGTCGATCTCGGCGGCATCGATGGTTTGCTGCACGTGACTGACATGTCGTGGGGCCGTTTGCAGAATCCGGCTGAGATGTTCAAGGTCGGCGACACGGTGCAGGTTAAGGTGCTGCGGTTTGATCGTGATCGGGAACGCGTCTCGCTCGGCTTCAAACAGCTTTTGCCCGATCCGTGGGAAACGATCGAAGAGCGCTTTCCACCTAACACCCGCATGAATGGCAAAGTCGCGAGCGTGACTGATTACGGCGCGTTCATTGAACTTGAACCCGGCGTCGAAGGCCTGGTTCATGTCTCTGAGATGAGCTGGTCGAAACGCGTGAAGCATCCCAGCAAGCTCGTCGGCCCCGGTGACGCGGTCGAAGTTGAAGTGCTCAGTGTGGATCCGAAAGCGCGCCGCATCAGCCTCGGCATGAAGCAGGTGCAGGACAATCCCTGGCGCACCCTCGGCGAACGATACCAGGTGGGCGACCGCGTCCACGGTAAGGTTCGCAACCTCACCGACTTCGGAGCGTTTATTGAAATCGAAGACGGTGTTGATGGGCTGGTCCACGTTTCGGACATTTCCTGGTCGCGCCGCATCAAGCATCCGGGCGAGCTCTTAAAGAAGGGGCAGGCCGTGGATGCCGTGATTACCGGTATCGATCCTGAGAATCGCCGGATGTCTCTTTCGATCAAAGAGCTGGAGCCAAACGCCTGGAATGATTTTGTGGCCTCGCACAAACCGGGTGACGTGGTTAAAGGGAAGATTGCGCGGTACGCCAGTTTCGGAGCGTTTGTCGAACTTGGCGACAATCTCGAAGGCCTGTGCCACATCTCAGAATTGTCCGACGAGCGCGTTAACAAACCGGAAGACGCGGTCCAGTTGGGGCAAGAGATGGACTTCAAGGTTCTTAGAATTGACGCCGAGAACCGCAAGATAGGCTTGTCCGCGCGCGCCGCATCCACCGACGACCCGATCGTCGAGACGAAGATCTACACTTCCGAGGCCAAGGGTGGCATGGCGTCGCTCGCGGAACTGGCGGATTTTTACACCAGCAAACCGACGACCGAGTCTGAGGAGTCGTAG
- the hflX gene encoding GTPase HflX, whose translation MRNLHGNTNGLKPNQLRRIEKLYQRRISPDQVVTPEFARQLSELSHETNRQIGVLIDRKGYIEYVTVGDARRIELPDFKRVRVAGDRFRGLRCVHTHLRGEELTRDDLTDLALLRLDLMAAIDVDQRTGLPGVVRAAHILPSRPAEENGKGDQFGFLEPALPSQLNVHFLELMEALEAELARNRRTVKRTGAGDAVILVNVTTGPISEAEDSMAELRELALSAGVVVLEEVIQRRQAIDPRTVMGKGKLDELLISAMQLGADALIFDRELQPAQVRSISEATDLKVIDRSQLILDIFAQRAQSREGKIQVELAQLKYILPRLVVGQDSAFSRLAGGIGGRGPGETKLETDRRRVRDRIHRLEKELASQRGHRAQRRKERLRHAVPIVSIVGYTNAGKSTLLNLLTSSHVLAEKRMFATLDPTSRRLRLPREKEVIINDTVGFIRDLPPDLLAAFRSTIEEIAGSSLLIHLVDAANPRWQQQVESVNRTLAELELQEIPRLLVFNKTDLVERADLAAMQREIQTDTGSESLAISATRRATLPLLLDRIEAATSVSAESAQNFESSLR comes from the coding sequence ATGAGGAACCTGCACGGAAACACCAACGGCCTGAAACCGAACCAGTTGCGGCGCATTGAGAAGCTTTACCAGCGCCGCATCAGCCCGGATCAAGTTGTGACGCCGGAATTTGCACGGCAATTAAGCGAGTTGTCGCATGAGACGAATCGCCAGATAGGCGTGCTCATCGATCGCAAGGGTTACATTGAATACGTGACAGTGGGCGACGCGCGCCGGATCGAATTGCCGGACTTCAAGCGTGTGCGTGTGGCGGGCGATCGTTTTCGCGGATTGCGTTGCGTGCACACGCATCTGCGGGGCGAAGAACTAACGCGCGACGACCTGACGGACCTGGCGCTGCTGCGATTGGATTTGATGGCCGCGATCGACGTTGACCAACGCACGGGACTGCCTGGCGTCGTGCGCGCGGCTCACATCCTGCCGTCGCGGCCGGCGGAAGAAAACGGGAAGGGTGATCAATTCGGATTTCTTGAGCCTGCGCTCCCGAGTCAACTCAACGTCCATTTCCTCGAGTTGATGGAAGCGCTCGAAGCTGAATTGGCGCGCAATCGCAGGACAGTAAAACGCACGGGCGCCGGCGACGCGGTGATCCTCGTCAACGTTACGACCGGACCGATCAGCGAAGCCGAGGATTCTATGGCTGAACTGCGGGAGCTCGCTCTTTCGGCGGGTGTCGTGGTGCTGGAAGAAGTAATTCAACGCCGGCAGGCTATCGATCCGCGCACCGTGATGGGGAAAGGCAAGCTGGATGAGTTGCTGATTAGCGCGATGCAACTGGGCGCGGACGCTCTGATATTTGATCGCGAGTTACAGCCGGCACAGGTTCGTTCGATTTCCGAAGCCACGGATTTGAAGGTGATTGACCGGTCGCAGTTGATCCTCGACATCTTTGCGCAACGCGCCCAGTCTCGCGAAGGAAAGATTCAAGTCGAACTGGCGCAGCTCAAATATATTTTGCCGCGACTGGTCGTCGGCCAGGACTCAGCATTTTCGCGTTTGGCAGGGGGGATCGGCGGACGGGGACCGGGTGAAACAAAGCTCGAAACCGATCGCCGTCGCGTGCGCGATCGAATTCATCGGCTGGAAAAGGAACTGGCGTCGCAACGCGGCCATCGGGCGCAACGCAGGAAAGAACGGCTGCGTCACGCCGTGCCAATCGTTTCCATCGTTGGTTACACCAATGCCGGCAAGTCAACGCTGCTTAATTTGCTGACTTCGAGCCACGTACTCGCGGAGAAGCGGATGTTCGCGACCCTGGACCCGACGTCGCGGCGTTTGCGACTTCCGCGTGAGAAGGAAGTTATCATCAACGATACGGTTGGTTTCATCCGCGATCTGCCGCCGGATCTGCTGGCTGCCTTTCGGTCAACAATTGAAGAAATCGCCGGCAGTTCCCTGCTGATTCATCTCGTGGACGCTGCAAATCCGCGGTGGCAGCAGCAAGTTGAATCGGTGAATCGAACGTTGGCGGAACTTGAACTGCAGGAAATCCCGCGCCTGCTGGTCTTCAACAAAACAGACTTAGTCGAGCGGGCAGACTTAGCCGCGATGCAGAGAGAAATTCAAACCGACACGGGAAGTGAGAGTCTGGCGATCTCGGCGACCAGGCGAGCGACCCTCCCGCTACTTCTCGACAGAATCGAAGCAGCAACGAGTGTCTCGGCTGAGTCCGCTCAAAACTTTGAAAGCAGCTTGCGGTAG
- the trpS gene encoding tryptophan--tRNA ligase translates to MKRIFSGAQPTGNVHLGNYLGALRNWVALQHEYESFFCIVNLHAVTVPQDPKVLIEKTRDLARIYLAVGIDPEVSTIFVQSDVPEHAELTWLLNCVTRMSELERMTQFKDKARKQQENVGVGLFDYPVLMAADILLYQTDLVPVGEDQKQHLELTRDIAIRFNRDYGETFRVPDPFIPRVGARIMSLADPAKKMSKSDEESEAGCVMLLDSDDAVLRKFKRAVTDSGTEIRFDANRPAINNLLTIYHLLTGKSNQEVEDHFNGKGYASLKQELADVTIEFLKPIQERVKAIDDGKLNAILERGAARAQEIARTTLSDAKRRMGLVGARQ, encoded by the coding sequence ATGAAACGAATCTTCAGCGGCGCGCAGCCCACCGGCAATGTTCATTTAGGCAACTACCTCGGCGCCCTACGGAATTGGGTGGCGCTGCAGCATGAATACGAAAGCTTCTTCTGCATCGTAAACCTCCACGCCGTCACCGTCCCGCAGGATCCAAAAGTTCTGATCGAGAAAACTCGGGACCTGGCGCGCATCTATCTCGCGGTTGGGATCGACCCGGAGGTTTCGACAATCTTCGTGCAGTCGGATGTGCCGGAGCACGCGGAACTCACCTGGCTGCTCAACTGCGTCACGCGCATGTCTGAACTTGAGCGGATGACGCAATTCAAAGACAAGGCGCGAAAGCAGCAGGAGAATGTCGGCGTTGGATTGTTTGACTACCCCGTGCTGATGGCCGCGGATATTCTGCTATACCAAACGGATCTGGTTCCGGTCGGCGAAGACCAAAAGCAGCATCTCGAGCTAACACGAGACATCGCCATTCGTTTCAATCGCGATTATGGCGAGACTTTTCGCGTACCCGATCCTTTCATCCCGAGGGTTGGCGCGCGAATCATGTCGCTTGCCGATCCGGCGAAGAAGATGTCCAAGTCTGACGAGGAAAGCGAAGCCGGGTGCGTCATGCTTCTGGACTCTGATGATGCGGTGCTGCGCAAGTTCAAACGTGCGGTCACTGACTCAGGCACTGAGATTCGGTTCGATGCAAACCGGCCTGCCATCAACAATCTGCTGACGATTTACCATCTGCTCACGGGGAAGAGTAATCAGGAAGTCGAAGATCACTTTAACGGCAAAGGTTATGCAAGCCTGAAGCAGGAGTTGGCGGACGTTACGATCGAGTTTCTGAAGCCGATTCAGGAGCGCGTGAAAGCGATCGATGATGGTAAACTGAACGCGATTTTGGAAAGAGGAGCCGCCCGCGCGCAGGAAATTGCGCGCACGACGCTCTCTGACGCCAAGAGGAGAATGGGACTGGTCGGCGCGCGACAATGA
- a CDS encoding HU family DNA-binding protein: MTKADLVDDVANAAELTKKDAERLVELVFDSIIQSLNKGEKIELRGFGSFRVRGRGARRGRNPKTGEPVNIPAKRVPYFKAGKELKELINQASGAPVVAGSDNAIG, encoded by the coding sequence ATGACCAAGGCCGATCTTGTCGATGATGTAGCAAACGCCGCCGAACTGACGAAGAAAGATGCCGAGCGTTTGGTTGAACTGGTCTTCGACAGCATCATTCAAAGCCTGAACAAAGGCGAGAAGATCGAGTTGCGAGGATTTGGCAGCTTTCGCGTACGCGGCCGTGGCGCGCGTCGCGGGCGCAACCCGAAGACCGGCGAGCCGGTGAACATCCCAGCCAAACGTGTTCCTTACTTCAAAGCGGGCAAGGAACTCAAAGAACTAATCAATCAAGCCTCAGGCGCTCCGGTTGTCGCCGGGAGCGACAACGCCATCGGTTAA
- a CDS encoding YCF48-related protein yields the protein MKRITFSLILASLAVGLLAYSFSPSVQAAKVATEGVPYTTDWRITGPSGGDVRALVIDPNDPTRFYFGTLDGQIYTSADGARTWRLLANFIRPQLFVDNIVIDPRDSKVLYVATHRHKEPGGFYKSTDGGVTWKQSEELKNQAIHSLAQSRQNRDLLLAGTNTGVWRSMDAGRSWRQLPTTGMTNINIESLAIDPRDDNVVYAGSWHLPFKTTDGGQTWRVTNNGIIDDSDVFAIDINERDANHIIASACSGIYETRNAGDSWKKIQGIPSQSRRTRAILQHPTIPGLVFAGTTEGFWRSAKGGENNSWMVTTSRQLEINSIAVHPDKPNDIYIATNNYGVMVSRDGGKTFVPTNSGFSGRFVNTIIHDREQPNRVYATTINTTTGGGFFFVSNDGGATWQPSMRNMPPRLIGYAILQDEGNANTLYLGTNLGIYRSLDRGATWSTVVGKKPAAPKKRVAPRTAARRSAPARNTARTQQPVSTPGERIVATPPQAASDVVRKAQEALDRAGYQVGVADGQIGQRTIAAIKRFQADRYLPVTGKLDQTTIAALGVGSIASNLSAHVTTLTEPVNSLVSFSDGSGKLGMLAATNGGLYRTFDATQGWDRVNYGRGYDARTSAISASAQNSRLIFVGTTSSGVLASRDGGETWQQVAGVPTNSPINIIVQDPFRATHIYVGTKTAFYSSHDGGQSWSRRGGDLPFGDFSSILINPRNTNEIFAGNAYQNGSTGGGVYRSANAGQTWTRIDLRELRLPSMRIWALALDPRDQSTLFVGSHSAGVYVVSRGAEASLSSLP from the coding sequence ATGAAAAGAATTACCTTCAGTCTTATTCTGGCCAGCCTCGCCGTTGGTCTTTTGGCTTACTCGTTTTCCCCTTCGGTGCAGGCGGCAAAAGTCGCAACCGAGGGCGTGCCTTACACAACCGATTGGCGAATCACCGGTCCCAGCGGCGGTGATGTGCGGGCCCTGGTGATCGATCCGAACGATCCGACGCGTTTTTATTTCGGCACACTGGATGGACAAATCTACACGTCTGCGGATGGCGCGCGGACCTGGCGGCTGCTCGCTAATTTCATTCGCCCGCAGCTTTTTGTTGATAACATCGTCATCGATCCACGTGATTCGAAGGTCCTCTACGTGGCCACGCACCGCCACAAAGAACCGGGTGGCTTCTACAAATCAACTGATGGCGGTGTGACCTGGAAACAGTCGGAAGAGCTCAAGAACCAGGCGATTCACTCATTGGCGCAATCACGCCAAAATCGCGACCTGCTTTTAGCGGGGACCAACACGGGTGTGTGGCGATCGATGGACGCCGGCCGAAGCTGGAGGCAGCTTCCGACAACCGGCATGACCAACATCAATATTGAGTCCCTGGCCATCGATCCGCGGGATGACAATGTTGTCTATGCCGGCTCGTGGCATCTGCCCTTCAAGACCACGGACGGCGGTCAAACGTGGCGCGTGACGAACAACGGAATCATTGACGATTCCGACGTGTTCGCGATCGACATAAACGAACGCGATGCCAATCACATTATCGCGTCCGCGTGCAGCGGCATCTACGAAACCAGGAACGCCGGCGATTCGTGGAAGAAAATTCAGGGCATTCCGTCCCAGTCGCGCCGGACGCGCGCGATTTTGCAGCATCCGACCATCCCGGGCCTCGTCTTTGCCGGCACCACTGAAGGTTTCTGGCGATCGGCGAAAGGCGGCGAGAACAATTCGTGGATGGTCACGACGTCGCGACAATTGGAGATAAACTCAATCGCGGTCCACCCGGACAAGCCGAATGACATTTACATCGCGACGAACAACTATGGCGTGATGGTGTCACGCGATGGCGGAAAGACTTTCGTTCCCACCAACTCAGGATTTAGCGGTCGCTTTGTAAACACGATCATTCATGATCGCGAGCAGCCGAATCGCGTCTATGCGACGACGATTAACACAACGACCGGGGGCGGATTCTTCTTCGTCAGTAACGATGGCGGCGCGACCTGGCAACCGTCCATGCGGAACATGCCGCCCCGGTTGATTGGTTATGCCATCCTTCAGGACGAGGGCAATGCGAACACGCTTTACCTGGGAACCAATCTTGGCATCTATCGCTCGCTGGATCGCGGCGCAACGTGGTCCACGGTTGTGGGAAAGAAACCAGCCGCGCCGAAGAAGCGGGTAGCTCCGCGCACGGCCGCTCGCCGATCGGCGCCAGCGCGTAATACCGCGCGGACTCAACAACCGGTAAGCACTCCCGGCGAAAGAATCGTCGCTACTCCTCCACAGGCGGCCAGCGATGTCGTGCGTAAGGCGCAGGAAGCGCTGGATCGCGCGGGTTATCAGGTGGGCGTTGCCGACGGACAGATAGGCCAACGCACCATTGCCGCCATCAAACGCTTCCAGGCGGACAGATACCTGCCGGTGACCGGCAAGCTCGATCAAACTACGATTGCCGCGCTGGGCGTTGGCAGTATTGCATCGAATCTTTCGGCACATGTCACCACCCTGACAGAGCCGGTTAACTCTCTGGTCTCCTTCTCGGACGGTTCCGGGAAATTGGGGATGCTGGCCGCAACCAATGGCGGCTTGTACCGCACGTTTGACGCGACGCAAGGCTGGGATCGCGTGAACTATGGCCGCGGTTACGACGCACGAACCAGCGCCATCTCGGCGAGTGCTCAAAATTCGCGCCTTATATTCGTGGGCACGACAAGCTCCGGCGTGCTCGCCTCACGCGATGGCGGTGAAACCTGGCAACAGGTGGCGGGGGTTCCGACAAACTCGCCCATTAACATCATCGTTCAGGATCCGTTCCGCGCGACGCATATCTATGTTGGCACGAAGACCGCTTTCTACTCGTCACATGATGGCGGCCAGAGCTGGTCGCGGCGTGGCGGCGATCTTCCGTTCGGAGACTTCTCGAGCATCCTGATTAATCCGCGCAACACGAACGAGATCTTCGCCGGTAACGCTTATCAGAATGGCTCCACGGGTGGCGGTGTCTATCGTTCGGCGAATGCGGGTCAGACCTGGACACGCATCGACCTGCGTGAACTGCGTCTGCCGAGCATGCGTATTTGGGCGCTGGCTTTGGACCCGCGCGACCAAAGCACTCTCTTCGTGGGTTCGCATTCGGCGGGTGTTTACGTGGTCTCGCGCGGCGCGGAAGCCTCGCTCAGCTCGCTCCCTTAG
- a CDS encoding Glu/Leu/Phe/Val dehydrogenase: MSTALVDDIKEIKETNPFESMMSRFDRAAQLLNLDSDLYAVMRVPNRELKVYIPTRMDSGRIQVFEGFRVQHNFARGPAKGGIRYSPDVNLDEVRALAAWMTWKCAVVNVPFGGAKGGIICDPSLMSQGELERMTRRYASELLDFIGPEKDVPAPDMNTNEQTMAWIMDTYSMHARHTVNAVVTGKPIDLGGSRGRREATGRGILIVVQEACKRFQMDPKDTRVVVQGSGNVGGIGALLMHEAGFKVVAISDVHGGIYNPAGLDMPAAMKHLQNTKSFEGFSGAQLVTNSELLELDCDVLVPAATENQITSQNAERLKCKILAEGANGPTTAGADEILYRKGIFVIPDILANAGGVTVSYFEWVQDRMGYFWREDVVNERLRDTMVASFNDLCRYADAHSVDTRTAAYMLAIDRVAYDTRMRGIYA; the protein is encoded by the coding sequence ATGAGTACTGCACTTGTCGATGACATCAAAGAAATAAAAGAAACCAACCCCTTTGAATCGATGATGTCGCGATTCGATCGGGCGGCGCAGTTGCTGAATTTGGATTCCGACCTTTACGCCGTCATGCGCGTACCGAACCGGGAACTGAAGGTTTACATTCCGACGCGCATGGACTCAGGCCGCATCCAGGTGTTCGAAGGATTTCGCGTGCAGCACAATTTCGCGCGCGGGCCGGCGAAGGGCGGCATTCGTTACTCGCCCGACGTAAACCTCGACGAGGTGCGCGCGCTCGCGGCGTGGATGACGTGGAAGTGCGCCGTGGTTAATGTTCCCTTCGGCGGTGCGAAGGGCGGCATCATTTGCGATCCAAGTCTGATGTCACAGGGTGAGCTTGAGCGCATGACCCGACGCTACGCGTCTGAGTTGCTTGATTTCATCGGACCTGAAAAAGACGTGCCGGCGCCGGACATGAATACGAACGAACAGACGATGGCGTGGATCATGGACACGTATTCGATGCACGCTCGTCATACCGTGAACGCGGTGGTGACTGGTAAGCCGATTGATCTAGGTGGATCGCGTGGCCGCCGGGAAGCCACCGGGCGCGGCATCCTGATCGTGGTCCAGGAAGCGTGCAAGCGTTTCCAAATGGATCCGAAGGACACTCGCGTAGTAGTTCAGGGGAGCGGCAATGTCGGTGGCATCGGTGCGTTGCTAATGCACGAGGCTGGATTCAAAGTCGTGGCGATCTCAGATGTGCACGGCGGAATTTACAATCCGGCCGGGCTGGACATGCCGGCCGCGATGAAGCATCTACAAAACACAAAATCATTCGAAGGATTTTCGGGCGCGCAACTTGTCACCAATTCAGAACTTCTGGAGCTGGACTGTGACGTGCTGGTTCCTGCAGCTACGGAAAACCAGATTACATCTCAGAACGCTGAACGCTTGAAGTGCAAGATTCTCGCCGAAGGGGCAAACGGACCAACGACCGCCGGCGCTGATGAGATACTTTATCGCAAGGGCATCTTTGTGATCCCCGACATTCTGGCTAACGCCGGAGGAGTAACCGTTTCGTACTTTGAGTGGGTGCAGGACCGCATGGGCTATTTCTGGCGGGAGGATGTGGTCAACGAGCGGCTGCGCGACACGATGGTTGCCAGCTTCAACGATCTCTGCCGTTATGCCGACGCTCACTCCGTTGACACGCGAACGGCTGCCTACATGTTGGCTATCGATCGGGTCGCCTACGATACGCGAATGCGCGGGATTTACGCCTAG